One window of Hymenobacter sp. BRD128 genomic DNA carries:
- a CDS encoding nitroreductase family protein, whose amino-acid sequence MSDLTNVLPTEHPILPQLTQRRSPRAYTSQPVPTAVIQQLFTAAGSAASCFGEQPWRYLVGSKETHPEAFAKLLGALGEYNQVWVKNAPVLAASLAKTTFSHDGNPNRYAVHDVGQATATLAVQAVELGLQIHQMAGFSQDAVRASFSIPAEYEIVAVFTIGYPGALDQLPDALRAREVAPRGRKPLAEYVFEGGWPQLTTERYDQAPV is encoded by the coding sequence ATGTCCGACCTCACCAACGTACTCCCCACCGAGCACCCCATCTTGCCGCAGCTGACCCAGCGCCGCAGCCCGCGCGCCTACACCAGCCAGCCCGTGCCGACCGCGGTAATCCAGCAGCTTTTTACCGCCGCCGGCTCGGCCGCCTCGTGCTTTGGCGAGCAGCCCTGGCGCTACCTGGTGGGCAGTAAGGAGACGCACCCCGAGGCGTTCGCTAAACTGTTGGGTGCCCTGGGCGAGTACAACCAGGTGTGGGTAAAGAATGCCCCCGTGCTGGCCGCGAGCCTGGCCAAGACCACGTTTTCGCACGATGGCAACCCCAACCGCTACGCCGTGCACGACGTGGGCCAGGCCACGGCCACCCTGGCGGTGCAGGCCGTGGAGCTAGGCCTGCAAATTCACCAGATGGCGGGCTTCTCGCAAGATGCCGTGCGGGCTAGCTTCAGCATCCCGGCCGAGTATGAGATTGTGGCCGTGTTCACCATCGGCTACCCCGGCGCCCTCGACCAGCTGCCCGACGCCCTGCGTGCGCGCGAAGTGGCTCCGCGCGGGCGCAAGCCCTTAGCGGAGTACGTGTTTGAAGGTGGCTGGCCGCAGCTCACCACCGAGCGCTACGACCAGGCGCCGGTTTAG